A window of Candidatus Dadabacteria bacterium genomic DNA:
ATAATTTCCGGTTCCCAAGTGAAAAGTATCCGGGTTTCGGATTAATAAAACACAATCAAGCGGTATTTCAATTGTTCTTTGGCAGATTTAGCTAATACGACAAATTCAGGGATTCAGCGGTCGCTTTGAGGCGTTTGTCCAGCGTCAATAATCGTGTTGGCGGTTCCAAAGCCGTAGCGGTCAGAAGATGAGCATCAACATAACCGATGCTGAGACCCATCAACTGATTTTGCTCGATGAAGTATAGCACCGAGGATTCAGCGGCAACAGGAAGATCGGGCAAATTAGGCAAGGAAAAAACTTCAGCACGGTCAGCAAGGTTGCCGCAGGCAATCTCACCGATAACGAAAAGGTGGATGAACGCCTTGTTGGTTCCGAGCAGATTCTCGACTGCTACGCTGCCCTTGCTCAGATATTCAATCCATACCGAAGTGTCAACCAGAATCATTTTTAAAACGGCGACGCGGAATGGATCTGAGCCCGGGTTGGCTACCACCCAGCTTGGCAAGTTGTCGAGCACTTTCTCGCTCAACTAGGGCTTTTAAGGCTTCCCTGATCAGTTTCGGTTTTGAGGTGATATTTGTGATATTTTGCGCCCGCATAAGCAACTCGTCGTCTATATTCAGTGTAGTTCTCATATTTAATTACTCCATACCCGATTGCTGAATCATAAAACTGTCTGCGCCAAACTGTACATCAACTGATGTCGAAAAACAAGTCTTCTATGGTGCCTCAGGCCGTGTTGATCGTGGATTCGGCATATTCGAACTGTTCCATTATCCACCCGAAATCTGGCACGTTTCCGAAAAACATTTCCTGCATTTGTTCATAATCCCGCTCAATTTCGGCACATCGTAAAGACCACGGTCGACTCTGCGCAACCGACCTGTTTTTACAAGGCTGTGCAATGCTTGGTAAATTTCTGCAGACACTCCGAGGTCAGCAAAATCCTTCGGCGTACCTACCCCTCCTGTTTTCTGTTCCGACATTCTCTTCATGATTTTCTTGGCTGTGTCGGACATCTTGTGGCGCTTCATGCAAGAATGCGTATTTGAGACTGTCAGAAATTTGCAATGTTTTTCTTTAACCGTCAATTTCAAACTTTCATCCTGTTTAGCCTTATCCGAAGGTTTGTCAGAAATTCAGGGCTCTTTTCTGACTGGGATCGGAATCAAGGGGCGAACAAGGATTTCAGAAATGATATTCTTACAGGGAGAGCTTCAGAAGAAGTTTGTCGACAAGGTTGCGGCAACCTTTCCTGTTCCCTTGTTTCGTGAGGACGATTGCGGGTACTTTCTCACTCACTCGGTGTTTTTACGGAATGGCTGTCTCGGATGATGTAGATGGCGCAACTCCCGGCGAAGTCCCGCCCAGATACCGAAAAGCATGACGATGAACAAAATGGTAAGCGGGAAGCTTGCAACGACAACAGCGGCCTGAAATGATCTGAGCCCGCCAGCAAGCATAAGCACCGCGGGCACCACTCCCGCTATAAAGCACCAGAATTCGCGCTGCGGCACCGGCGTGTCCATCTTGCCCCCGGCCGTTATGGAGTCAACGGCCAGAGACCCCGAGTCAAGAGAGACAACTAGGAAAAAAAACAGCAGCAATATGCTTAGAACGCTGAATAGCCTTGTAAGCGGAAGCGCTTCCAGCAGTTTGAACAAAGCGAGTTCAAGACGTCCCGCGTCGACCGTTTCAATCACTCCCGTGTAGCCGTCGAAGAGAAACTGAAAAACCGCGCTGCCTCCCAGGGCGTTCATCCATAGTACGCAGAAAACGGTAGGAAGTACAAGCACGAAGAAAAGGAACTCGCGCACGGTTCTGCCCCTTGAGATGCGCGCGATGAACATTCCGACAAACGGCGCGTAGCAGAACCACCAGGCCCAGTAGAAAACTGTCCAGTCGTGTATGAAGTCCATGTCCTCGCGCCCCGTCCAGAGGCTGAGGGGCACTATGTTGGCCGCGTAGCTCGCGGTCGAGACCAGGCAGTGGCGGAGAATGTCAAGCGTCGGTCCCGCCGAGATGGCAAACAGCATCAGCGACACCGCGAGAATTAAGTTCATGCGGCTCAGGAGGCCGATTCCGGTATTTATTCCGGTCAGCAGCGCCGCCATGGCCGTCAGCATTACAAGAACGATCAGTATCACCCTGGAGAGATCGGAGGGGGGAATTCCGAACAGGTATTCAATGCCGCCTGTTATCTGCTCGGTTCCGAAACCTATGGATACTGCAAGGCCGAACAGGGTGGAGAATACCACCAGCGTTTCGATCAGGTGCCCGGTCCAGCCCCATACTCGGTTGCCCAGAACGGGATAAAACACAGAACGCAGGGAAAACGGCATGCCCATGTTCTGGGAGAAAAGAGCCATTGACAGGCCCGCGACGGCGAATATAGCCCATCCGTGGAGTCCCCAGTGAAAAACAGATCCCGCGACGGCGATGGTAAAGGCGCTCTCGGTGTCGGAAGGATCGATGCCGAGCGGCGGGTTCTGAAAGTGATGCACGGGTTCCACCACGCCAAAAAAAACGAATCCGGCGCTTACAGAAGCCGCGAACAGAATCGCGAACCAGCTTGCGTAGGAGTAATCCGGCTTCGCGTCCGCTCCCCCCAGGCGCACCCTGGCAAGCGGGGAGACCATCACCAGCAGGCAGAAAAGCAGTATGATGTTGGCGGAGGTCATGAACCACCAGTGAAAGAGGGTTACGACAAGATTGCGGGCGTCCGCGAAGACCTCTGCTGTTTTCTCCTGAAAGACTGTTCCCGCGACGATGAAGAAAATGATTATAAAAGAGGAAACAACGAATGACGGGGCATGAAAATCAAGCCTTAGTATCCTGATATTTTCCCGTCCGCGCACATAGGGTCGTCCCTTGTGAATTTTCTGCCCGCGCGCCGGTTCTTTTTCTCGTTTCATTTTATGAAAAGAGTTTAAGCTACCGTGTCCGCACTTACAAAATTTTCTCTGTGCGTGTCAGCGGGTCTCGCTTCTAATTCCCTTCCATATGCTTACAGTCATCAGGATGAGCAGTATTGAGAACGGAAGTCCGGCTATGAGCGAAGCCGCCTGCAGGGATTTAAGCCCTCCACCGAGAAGCAGGGCGATTGCAAGCGCGCCCTCAAGGCTGCACCAGAACACCCGCTGCGAAGCGGGAGCATCAAGTTTTCCCCCGGAAGAAGTTATGTCAACGACAAGCGAACCCGAATCCGATGAAGTGACAAAGAAAATCACAAGGAGGATGACGCTTGCAAACGAGAGTGCCTGCGTCATCGGAACCTGCTCGAGCATCTTGAAAAGCGCAAGTTCGGGTTTCCACTGAGTGATTATCTCCGTAACGCCGGTGTAGCCGTCGAAGAGAAGCTGATGGATGGCTGTGCCGCCGAAAACGCTCATCCACA
This region includes:
- a CDS encoding VapC toxin family PIN domain ribonuclease, with the protein product MILVDTSVWIEYLSKGSVAVENLLGTNKAFIHLFVIGEIACGNLADRAEVFSLPNLPDLPVAAESSVLYFIEQNQLMGLSIGYVDAHLLTATALEPPTRLLTLDKRLKATAESLNLSY
- a CDS encoding type II toxin-antitoxin system VapB family antitoxin gives rise to the protein MRTTLNIDDELLMRAQNITNITSKPKLIREALKALVERESARQLAKLGGSQPGLRSIPRRRFKNDSG
- a CDS encoding BCCT family transporter, yielding MKREKEPARGQKIHKGRPYVRGRENIRILRLDFHAPSFVVSSFIIIFFIVAGTVFQEKTAEVFADARNLVVTLFHWWFMTSANIILLFCLLVMVSPLARVRLGGADAKPDYSYASWFAILFAASVSAGFVFFGVVEPVHHFQNPPLGIDPSDTESAFTIAVAGSVFHWGLHGWAIFAVAGLSMALFSQNMGMPFSLRSVFYPVLGNRVWGWTGHLIETLVVFSTLFGLAVSIGFGTEQITGGIEYLFGIPPSDLSRVILIVLVMLTAMAALLTGINTGIGLLSRMNLILAVSLMLFAISAGPTLDILRHCLVSTASYAANIVPLSLWTGREDMDFIHDWTVFYWAWWFCYAPFVGMFIARISRGRTVREFLFFVLVLPTVFCVLWMNALGGSAVFQFLFDGYTGVIETVDAGRLELALFKLLEALPLTRLFSVLSILLLFFFLVVSLDSGSLAVDSITAGGKMDTPVPQREFWCFIAGVVPAVLMLAGGLRSFQAAVVVASFPLTILFIVMLFGIWAGLRRELRHLHHPRQPFRKNTE